The following coding sequences lie in one Oceanicola sp. 502str15 genomic window:
- a CDS encoding phage holin family protein, protein MSSTDRNAPESTGSLIGEALTHVSSLVRNEVDLARAELDQNLRRAVTAVGLLVAAVVLALTALNVLSAAVVAGLTEAGIEPGWSALIVGLALGVVAAILVAKGTSDLKLSSLAPTRTAENLKRDARALKGERTDV, encoded by the coding sequence ATGAGCTCTACCGATCGCAACGCCCCCGAAAGCACCGGCTCCCTGATCGGCGAGGCGCTGACGCATGTCTCCTCGCTGGTCCGCAACGAGGTCGATCTCGCCCGCGCCGAGCTGGACCAGAACCTGCGCCGCGCCGTCACAGCGGTGGGCTTACTGGTGGCTGCCGTCGTGCTGGCCCTCACCGCGCTCAACGTGCTCTCGGCGGCCGTGGTCGCCGGGCTGACCGAAGCGGGGATCGAGCCCGGCTGGTCCGCGCTCATCGTTGGACTCGCGCTCGGCGTCGTCGCCGCGATCCTCGTTGCCAAGGGCACCAGCGACCTCAAGCTTTCCAGCCTCGCACCCACCCGCACTGCTGAAAACCTCAAGCGCGATGCCCGCGCTCTCAAGGGAGAACGGACCGATGTCTGA
- a CDS encoding YihY/virulence factor BrkB family protein, with protein MTEPADTGEFAERPRHIPARGWLTIGKRVWAEMGADHLSLIAAGVAFYGLLALFPAITALMAVAGLLFEADDVISRIETISAIVPEAAAEIIIGQATAVTGSEEGGLGLAALVGFTLAIWSASKGVGSLMEGINVAYDEEETRGFVALTVTRLGLTLFLVVGMIAGLSATIILPSLLQLLTLGPTTEVLIGLVRWAVLLLMTALGLSILYRFAPSRPAAKWRWLSPGALLATVLWVVASAGFAVYVQNFGSYQETFGALAGAIILLMWLWISALLVLLGAELNAETEAQTRVDTTVGQPMPMGARGAVKADTLAS; from the coding sequence ATGACCGAGCCTGCCGACACCGGCGAGTTCGCCGAACGTCCCCGCCACATTCCCGCTCGCGGATGGTTGACCATCGGCAAGCGGGTCTGGGCGGAGATGGGAGCCGACCACCTCAGCCTGATCGCGGCCGGGGTGGCCTTCTACGGGCTGCTCGCCCTTTTCCCGGCCATCACCGCGCTCATGGCGGTGGCCGGGCTACTCTTCGAGGCGGACGACGTGATCAGCCGGATAGAGACCATCTCCGCCATCGTGCCCGAGGCCGCGGCGGAGATCATCATCGGCCAAGCCACCGCAGTCACCGGCAGCGAGGAAGGCGGGCTGGGGCTGGCGGCCCTGGTCGGCTTCACGCTAGCCATATGGTCGGCCTCCAAGGGCGTCGGCAGCCTGATGGAAGGGATCAACGTAGCCTACGACGAGGAGGAAACCCGCGGCTTCGTGGCGCTCACCGTCACCCGGCTGGGGCTCACGCTGTTTCTCGTCGTGGGCATGATCGCCGGGCTCTCGGCGACCATTATCCTGCCCTCGCTGCTCCAGCTACTCACCCTCGGGCCGACCACCGAAGTGCTGATCGGCTTGGTGCGCTGGGCGGTCCTGCTGCTGATGACGGCGCTGGGCCTCAGCATACTCTACAGGTTCGCCCCCAGCCGACCGGCCGCCAAATGGCGCTGGCTCAGCCCGGGGGCCCTTCTGGCAACGGTGCTCTGGGTCGTCGCCTCCGCCGGATTTGCCGTCTACGTGCAGAACTTCGGCAGCTACCAGGAGACCTTCGGCGCCCTCGCCGGGGCAATCATCCTGCTGATGTGGCTCTGGATCTCGGCACTTCTTGTCCTGCTCGGCGCCGAGTTGAACGCCGAGACGGAGGCGCAGACGCGGGTCGACACGACCGTGGGCCAGCCCATGCCGATGGGTGCCCGGGGCGCGGTGAAGGCCGACACCCTGGCCAGCTGA
- a CDS encoding DUF3618 domain-containing protein: protein MSDTRTPNEIERDIEQERARLGQTVDALQDRFSPERILRDVGRGFSEHGGDIGTAITQSVKRNPVALALTGIGLAWLMSGKSWDETRDGVKDGVRAARDRMPDAPWKGRGSGEAALSYAAPGAGDHDDTPPTPAGRARPAPTDSVGMDHPLEDDWLWAEDDDYWDDETDDDAATNAGPGIGTRVGDMASSAGEAVSGAGSSVAGAAKSAASGIGAGVSSAADGLASGAASARDAAAAAGRSTAERARRIRKRLAKGTENFTEEARERVIAARWAAIKAQKAVRRRARKGADAASDFYEQNPLVVGGLALAAGAILAGALPRTRQEDRAFGAYSDEAFDKAERIFHAERRKATRVAERALDTAKEVADEKREQIDASAPGSKSAAEHLADQVREGAERVVSAATDEADRQKLGKPG, encoded by the coding sequence ATGTCTGACACCAGAACCCCCAACGAAATCGAGCGCGATATCGAGCAAGAGCGGGCCCGCCTCGGGCAGACCGTGGATGCCCTGCAAGACCGCTTTTCGCCTGAGCGCATCCTGCGTGACGTGGGCCGTGGCTTCTCGGAGCACGGCGGCGACATCGGCACCGCGATCACCCAGTCAGTCAAGCGCAACCCGGTTGCCTTGGCACTGACCGGCATCGGCCTCGCCTGGCTGATGAGCGGCAAGTCGTGGGATGAAACCCGCGACGGCGTCAAGGACGGCGTGCGCGCCGCCCGCGACCGCATGCCCGACGCCCCTTGGAAAGGGCGCGGCTCAGGCGAGGCCGCGCTGTCCTATGCCGCGCCGGGTGCGGGTGACCACGACGACACGCCCCCCACCCCCGCCGGACGTGCCCGCCCTGCCCCGACCGACTCCGTCGGCATGGATCATCCCCTCGAGGACGACTGGCTCTGGGCGGAGGACGACGACTACTGGGACGACGAGACCGATGACGACGCCGCCACCAACGCCGGACCGGGAATCGGCACGCGCGTGGGCGACATGGCGTCCTCGGCGGGAGAGGCCGTGAGCGGCGCGGGCAGTTCCGTGGCAGGAGCCGCGAAGTCGGCCGCCTCCGGGATCGGCGCGGGCGTCTCCTCCGCAGCCGACGGCCTTGCCAGCGGCGCCGCCTCGGCCCGCGACGCCGCGGCCGCGGCGGGCCGGTCGACGGCCGAGCGCGCGCGTCGCATCCGCAAGCGCCTCGCCAAGGGCACCGAGAACTTCACCGAGGAGGCCCGCGAACGGGTGATTGCCGCTCGTTGGGCCGCGATCAAGGCCCAGAAGGCGGTGCGGCGACGTGCCCGGAAAGGGGCCGACGCAGCTTCCGACTTCTACGAGCAGAACCCGCTCGTCGTGGGTGGGCTCGCGCTGGCCGCCGGTGCCATCCTCGCCGGGGCGCTCCCTCGCACCCGCCAGGAAGACCGTGCATTCGGGGCCTATTCGGACGAAGCCTTCGACAAGGCCGAACGCATCTTCCATGCCGAGCGGCGCAAGGCGACCCGGGTGGCCGAGCGTGCGCTGGACACCGCGAAGGAGGTTGCCGACGAGAAGCGCGAGCAGATCGACGCCTCGGCGCCCGGTTCGAAATCTGCCGCCGAGCACCTGGCCGATCAGGTTCGCGAGGGTGCAGAGCGCGTCGTGAGCGCCGCAACCGACGAGGCTGACCGCCAGAAGCTCGGCAAGCCCGGATGA